The DNA region GTTGCAGGACGAGCCGGGGCGCACAGTCGTCCGGGTGTGGGGTGAGATCGACCTCGAGGTGCGACGGGACTCCGCCGACCTGTGTCAGGCGGTCGCCGACCGTGGCCTTCCGGTCGTCATCGACGCGCGCGGGGTGACCTTCATCGACTCCACCGGGATGTCGATCCTGGTGCGCCTTGCGCGCGACGGTGAGGCCGGTGGGTACCCGGTCACGCTGCACAACGCGCCGTGGATGCTGCGCGAGCTGCTGAGCATCACCGGCGTCGACCGGCTGCTCCCGCTCACCGACGACGAGGACGTCACGCCGGGTGAGGGCAGCGGGCCGTCGGTCTGACGAGCCTCACCCGTCGGCGGCGTCGTCGACCGGCTCCGGCGCGGTCGTCGTCATCCGACGCAGCGCCCCGAGCAGGCCGTCCGGCGTCAGCACACCGACGACGGAGCCGGAGCCGGCGGGCCCGGTGACGGGCACCGGCCGGCCCCCGGACGCAGCGAGCGCGGCGAAGGCGTCGTCGAGCCGGCTGCCCAGGCGCAGACCCTCGGCCGGGCCGAGCTGCGGGGCCCCCGGTCCGTCGACCGGTCCTGGAGCCCCGGTGCCCAGCGCGGGCCGCGGCTCGACATCCTCCGGTGTGATCTCCCCGATGGCGAGGAGCCGGACCGCGCGGCCGCTCCCGACGAGGTCGGCGACCATGGCGCTGGCCGGACGAGCCAGGAGGTCCACCGCGTCGGAGAGCTGCTCGAGGTGACCGCCGCGGGCGAACACCGCGATCCGGTCGCCGAGGCGCACGGCCTCGTCGATGTCGTGCGTGACGAACATGACTGTCGTGCCGAGCTCCCGCTGGATCCGCCAGAACTCCTGCTGAAGACGGCGCCGCCCGGACGGGTCGACGGCGCCGAACGGCTCGTCCATCAGCAGGACGGGCGGGTCGGCGGCCAGCGCGCGTGCCACGCCGACGCGCTGCCGCTCGCCGCCGGAGAGCTGGTGCGGATAGCGCCGGCTGTACGTCGCCGGCGGCAGGCCGACCAGCTCGAGCAGCTCGGCCGTCCGGTCGCGGATCCGGCGCGCGCCCCAGCCGAGCAGCGCCGGCACCGTCCCCACGTTCTGCCCCACCGTCCGGTGCGGGAAGAGGCCGACGTTCTGGATGACGTACCCGATGTGCCGGCGCAGCGCGACGGGATCGGTCCGGGCGACGTCCTGCCCCTGGAGCAGGACCCGCCCGCCGGTCGGCTCGACGAGGCGGTTGACCATCCGCAGCGTGGTCGACTTGCCGCAGCCGGACGGGCCGACCAGGACGAGCAGCTCGCGCTCGTGGACCTCGAGGTCGAGGCCCTCGACGGCCACCGTGCCGCCCGGGTACTCCTTGCGCACCTGCTCGAAACGGATCACCGGCTCCGTCGGGCCGAGCGGGGCGGGGCGCTGCGTGCTCATGCGCAGGGACGCTACCCGGCCGCGGGCATCGCGTCCGCCGGAGCGCACCGGTAGCGTCGTCACGGTGACGACCGAGCCCGCCAACCCCTGGCTCTCGTGGTCCTACGTGCAGGACAACTGGGCGGACATCTCCGAGGCCCTCGGCCAGCACATCACCCTGACCGTGCAGGCCGTGCTGATCGCCCTGTGCCTCGCCCTGCCGCTGGCCGTCCTGGCCCACGGCCGACCCCGGGTCGCCGGCACCGTCCTGGGGATCGCCGGGATCCTGTACACGATCCCGTCCCTCGCCCTGTTCGCCGTGCTCGCGCCGTTCACCGGCATCGGGCGGACGACGGTGCTGATCGGACTCGTCGCGTACGCGCTGCTGGTGCTGGTGCGCAACATCCTGGTCGGTCTCGAGGGTGTGGACCCCGAGGTCCGCGACGCAGCGCGTGGCCTCGGCTACGGCCGGGCCCGGATGCTGCTGCGCGTCGAGCTGCCCAACGCCCTGCCCTCGGTGATCGTCGGCATCCGGCTCGCGACTGTCACGACCGTCGCCCTGGTGACGATCGGCGTCGTCGTCGGCTACGGGGGCCTCGGCCAGCTGATGTACCGAGGGTTCAACAGCAGCTACCGCGCCGAGATCGTGACCGCCACCCTGCTGACGCTGGCGATCGCGCTCGCCGCGGACCTGCTCGTGATGCTCCTCGGCCGGCTCGCGACGCCGTGGGCCAGGACGGGTCGTGCGGCATGAGCGAGGGCAACATCCTCGAGCAGGCCTTCCGGTGGCTCAACGACCCCCTGAACTGGCAGGGACCGGACGGCATCGTGGCACTGACCGGTGAGCACCTGGGCATGTCGGCCGTCGCCGTCCTGATCGCGGCCGTGATCGCACTCCCGCTCGGGGTCTGGCTCGGCCACCGACGCCGGGGCGGCACCCTGACCGTGGTGGCGGCGAACACCTCCCGGGCGCTGCCGACGTTCGCCCTGCTGCTCATCTTCGCCTCGACGTCGATCGGCTTCGGGAACCGGCCGACGGTCCTGGCGGCGGCCGTCTTCGCGATCCCGCCGATCCTGACGAACGCCTGGACCGGGATGCTCGAGGTCGACGCGGACACCCGGGACGCAGCACGCGGCATGGGCATGTCCGCCGCCCGCTCGGTCGCGCTCGTCGAGCTGCCGCTGGCCCTGCCGCTGATCGCGGCGGGCCTGCGCACGGCGACCGTGCAGGTCATCGCGACCGTGCCGCTGGCGGGTCTGGTCGGCGGCGGCGGCCTCGGGCCGATCATCATCACCGGCCTCGCGACGCGGCGCTTCGGCGAGGTGGTCGCCGGTGGCGTGCTCGTCGCTCTGCTGTGCGTCCTGGCCGAGACGGTGCTCTCGATCGGGCAGCGTCTGCTCACCCCGGGACCCGTGCGGGCGCTCGCCAAGGCGTGAAGACCTTGCCGATGTCAGACATCCGGGGTCGAATGGTCACCGCACCGCTGCCGACAGCCGAACCCTGGGGAGCTCCTGATGCGCGTACGACGTTCGATCCTGGCCATGACCGCCGCAGGTGTCCTCCTGCTGGTCTCGGCGTGCGGTGAAGCAGGCTCCTCCGACGGCGACGCCCAGCCCGCCGCGACGCAGGACGCCACCGAGGAGCCGATGGCGACCGCGAGCGCCCTCGCGGCCTGCGAACCCGTCGCCGGCGACGCGCTGGTCGTCCTCGACGACGACCAGGGCCTGCAGACCGTCGACAACATCGTCCCGGCCGTCAACGCGGCAGCGATCGCCGACGACGCCGCGCTGCTGCCGCTGCTCGACGAGCTGTCGGCCACGCTCGACACGGCGACCTTGATCAGCCTGAACAAGGCCGTCGACGTCGACCGCCAGACGTCGAGCCAGGTCGCCGCCGCGTACCTCGAGTCCAGCGGGCTCGGCGTGCAGGACCAGGTCGGCAACGGCACCCGCGTCGTGGTCGGCGCGGGCAACTTCTCCGAGAGCGCGACGCTCGCCGAGCTGTACG from Cellulomonas sp. KRMCY2 includes:
- a CDS encoding ABC transporter permease, which translates into the protein MTTEPANPWLSWSYVQDNWADISEALGQHITLTVQAVLIALCLALPLAVLAHGRPRVAGTVLGIAGILYTIPSLALFAVLAPFTGIGRTTVLIGLVAYALLVLVRNILVGLEGVDPEVRDAARGLGYGRARMLLRVELPNALPSVIVGIRLATVTTVALVTIGVVVGYGGLGQLMYRGFNSSYRAEIVTATLLTLAIALAADLLVMLLGRLATPWARTGRAA
- a CDS encoding ABC transporter permease; this encodes MSEGNILEQAFRWLNDPLNWQGPDGIVALTGEHLGMSAVAVLIAAVIALPLGVWLGHRRRGGTLTVVAANTSRALPTFALLLIFASTSIGFGNRPTVLAAAVFAIPPILTNAWTGMLEVDADTRDAARGMGMSAARSVALVELPLALPLIAAGLRTATVQVIATVPLAGLVGGGGLGPIIITGLATRRFGEVVAGGVLVALLCVLAETVLSIGQRLLTPGPVRALAKA
- a CDS encoding STAS domain-containing protein; its protein translation is MIEAHGREHDGQTSGMALQDEPGRTVVRVWGEIDLEVRRDSADLCQAVADRGLPVVIDARGVTFIDSTGMSILVRLARDGEAGGYPVTLHNAPWMLRELLSITGVDRLLPLTDDEDVTPGEGSGPSV
- a CDS encoding ABC transporter ATP-binding protein translates to MSTQRPAPLGPTEPVIRFEQVRKEYPGGTVAVEGLDLEVHERELLVLVGPSGCGKSTTLRMVNRLVEPTGGRVLLQGQDVARTDPVALRRHIGYVIQNVGLFPHRTVGQNVGTVPALLGWGARRIRDRTAELLELVGLPPATYSRRYPHQLSGGERQRVGVARALAADPPVLLMDEPFGAVDPSGRRRLQQEFWRIQRELGTTVMFVTHDIDEAVRLGDRIAVFARGGHLEQLSDAVDLLARPASAMVADLVGSGRAVRLLAIGEITPEDVEPRPALGTGAPGPVDGPGAPQLGPAEGLRLGSRLDDAFAALAASGGRPVPVTGPAGSGSVVGVLTPDGLLGALRRMTTTAPEPVDDAADG